The Malus domestica chromosome 06, GDT2T_hap1 genome has a segment encoding these proteins:
- the LOC139196751 gene encoding uncharacterized protein: MLPVKLSINSLRLIEQSSLVGAEYNQSMRQELEDLEEARLDAYNLLVAQKRIVERAYNQKVQQKTFGEGELVWQTVLSVGLKDPRFGKWSPNWEGPFVVHKVYGNGVYHLRDRTGLVHKLPINGKFLKKYYPVTWEMRE; this comes from the coding sequence atgttaccagtcAAGTTAAGCATAAATTCATTGCGGTTGATTGAGCAAAGTAGTTTGGTtggcgccgaatataatcagtccatgagacaggagttggaagatttggaagaagcgcgacttgacgcttaCAACCTgttggtggcacaaaaacgGATTGTCGAacgagcctataatcaaaaaGTACAGCAGAAAACATTTGGCGAGGGTGAATTagtttggcaaacggtgttgtCTGTAGGACTAAAggatcctaggttcggcaagtggtcgccaaattgggaagggccgtttgttgtgcataaagtatacggcAATGGGGTATATCATCTTAGAGACCGGACCGgtttagttcacaaattaccaattaatgggaagtttttgaagaaatactatccggtcacTTGGGAAATGCGGGAGTAA
- the LOC103447739 gene encoding phospholipase A1-Ibeta2, chloroplastic-like, giving the protein MMLVGSTLPAHNLNLFQARRASFRNYTSALNTSTRAPSSCSYSAVSIKPGSNSTELTRLHLANLDKLLQTPPPPQTQLDPQPDIQIDKDPNNSGSLENKGRRLMEGLSLSRLWTQVKGAAEDMSPRHLNRLQRLLSKTGEYSPRNNLSTRWREYHGSNNWAGLLDPLDENLRREVVRYGEFIQAAYHSFHSNPAMSAEEAQLPRQVALPDRSYKVTKSLYATSSIGLPDWVDEARSDLSWMTQRSSWVGYVAVCDDKREIARMGRRDIVIALRGTSTCLEWAENLRAQLIQMPSTEEGHQQSGARVECGFLSLYKTRGAHVPSLAESVVEEVNRLMEQYKGETLSITVTGHSLGAALALLVGDELKTCAENMPSVAVFSFGGPRVGNRGFTKRMDDKNVKVLRIVNSQDVITRVPGIFVGEGVLEEKLKNAKAGGFIDMIDRNMPLAYSHVGTELRVDTKMSPYLKPNADVACCHDLEAYLHLVDGFLASNCPFRENAKRSLVRLLQDQGSNVKKLYISKANNLTSLNLEREFSQKNLEREGMMATCLPSPS; this is encoded by the coding sequence atgatgCTCGTCGGATCAACGCTCCCAGCTCACAACCTGAACCTGTTTCAGGCCAGAAGAGCCAGCTTCAGAAACTACACGTCTGCATTAAACACCTCAACGAGAGCTCCATCCTCTTGTTCTTATTCAGCTGTCTCCATTAAACCAGGTTCTAACTCCACCGAGTTGACTCGGCTCCACCTCGCCAACCTCGACAAGCTCCTCCAAACCCCACCTCCGCCCCAAACCCAACTCGACCCACAACCCGATATCCAAATAGACAAAGACCCGAATAATAGTGGGTCGCTCGAAAACAAGGGAAGGAGGCTTATGGAAGGGCTCAGTCTTTCTCGGTTGTGGACGCAAGTGAAAGGCGCCGCCGAAGACATGTCTCCGAGACACCTCAATCGCCTGCAGCGCCTCCTGTCCAAGACTGGAGAGTACTCTCCCAGAAATAATCTCAGCACCCGGTGGCGCGAGTATCACGGTTCAAACAACTGGGCCGGACTACTTGACCCGCTGGATGAGAATCTCAGGCGAGAGGTCGTCAGATACGGTGAGTTTATCCAGGCGGCTTATCATTCCTTTCATTCGAATCCGGCGATGTCGGCAGAGGAGGCTCAGTTGCCTCGCCAAGTGGCGCTTCCCGATAGGTCTTATAAGGTAACCAAGAGCCTTTACGCCACGTCATCAATCGGGTTGCCCGATTGGGTTGATGAAGCGAGGTCGGATCTCAGTTGGATGACCCAGCGGTCGAGCTGGGTTGGGTACGTGGCCGTTTGTGATGATAAGAGGGAGATCGCACGGATGGGCAGACGCGATATTGTCATTGCCCTCCGTGGAACGTCGACGTGTCTTGAATGGGCTGAGAATTTAAGGGCTCAGCTCATTCAGATGCCCTCGACCGAGGAAGGTCACCAGCAAAGCGGAGCAAGAGTGGAATGCGGATTTTTGAGCCTCTACAAAACACGCGGGGCTCACGTACCGAGCCTCGCCGAGTCAGTGGTTGAAGAGGTCAATAGGCTGATGGAGCAATACAAAGGAGAGACATTAAGCATAACTGTGACAGGACACAGTCTTGGTGCTGCCTTAGCCTTGTTAGTAGGCGATGAGCTTAAAACATGTGCCGAGAACATGCCGTCGGTGGCGGTTTTCTCCTTTGGAGGCCCCCGCGTAGGTAACCGAGGATTCACAAAGCGAATGGACGACAAGAATGTGAAGGTATTGAGGATTGTCAACTCCCAAGATGTGATCACCAGGGTTCCAGGTATTTTCGTAGGCGAAGGAGTACTCGAGGAGAAGCTGAAGAACGCAAAGGCCGGAGGATTCATTGACATGATCGACAGGAACATGCCGTTGGCTTACTCACATGTTGGGACAGAACTACGGGTTGACACAAAAATGTCGCCTTACTTGAAGCCCAATGCAGATGTGGCTTGCTGCCATGATTTGGAGGCATATTTGCATTTGGTGGATGGGTTTTTGGCATCTAACTgtccttttagagaaaatgcTAAGAGGAGTTTAGTGAGGTTGCTTCAAGATCAAGGATCTAATGTGAAAAAATTGTACATAAGCAAGGCAAATAATTTGACTAGTTTAAATCTTGAAAGAGAGTTTTCTCAAAAAAATCTTGAAAGAGAGGGAATGATGGCTACTTGTTTGCCTAGCCCATCTTAA